AGTGATGAAACACACCATTTCCGTGACGGTTGAAAACAGGTTCGGGGTCCTTTCGAGGGTGGCCGGGCTCTTTTCCGGCCGGGGGTTCAACATCGAAAGCCTAAGTGTCGGAGAGACCATCGATGCCAGCGTGTCCCGGATGACCATCGTCACACGGGGCGACGACCGGATCATCGAGCAGGTCATCAAGCAGCTGAGAAAGCTCGTGGATGTCATCAAGGTCACCGATCTGACGGACCTGCACTTCGTGGACCGGGAGATGATCCTCATCAAGGTCAACGCCACCGAAAAGACAAAGGCGGATATCCTGAGGATCAACGAGATCTTCCGGGGCAAGATCGTCGACGTCTCTCCCAATACGTACACCTTCGAGGTCACCGGAGACGAAGGCAAGATCGACGCGTTCATCAAGCTGATCAAACCGTTCGGGGTCAAGGAGATCGCCAAGACAGGGAAGGTGGCGGTGAGCAGGGAAATGTGAGGTTTTCGCCGAAAATGGCGAAAACCTGATTCCAACTTTGACAGAGTCGCAAAAAGTCCAATCCGGGACTTTTCGCTCCACGGAAAGGGAAAAGCGTGGTTTTCCCTTTCCTTACAAAT
The nucleotide sequence above comes from bacterium. Encoded proteins:
- the ilvN gene encoding acetolactate synthase small subunit → MKHTISVTVENRFGVLSRVAGLFSGRGFNIESLSVGETIDASVSRMTIVTRGDDRIIEQVIKQLRKLVDVIKVTDLTDLHFVDREMILIKVNATEKTKADILRINEIFRGKIVDVSPNTYTFEVTGDEGKIDAFIKLIKPFGVKEIAKTGKVAVSREM